CGAATACGATGCGGGATCGCGGGGCGTATACGAGATCACTTCGCCTGCTTTTTCCAATGAGTATGAAATAACGGATGATGCCGGAGGGGGCATCGCCTCTTTTTCCCGCATTAGCGGCTGGCTTCAAGCCGGAGCCTATCAGCTTCAGAATGAGAGCGACGTTCTTGGTGACTGGGAGCTTGTTGCCGTCGTGATGGGCATTCACCAGATACGCAAACGCAACAACAGCGCTGCCGCATCGAGCTCTCATTAAGCTCAAGGGAACCCAGATTTAGATGATGAGAGGAGGAAGCAAAATGGATGAAGTCAGCGATCATCTGGATTATGGATTGACTCTTGTATTTATCGGTTTTAATCCGAGTTTGCGATCCGGGGAGGTCGGTCATCATTATGCGAACCCTCGCAACAATTTTTGGAGGATTCTGCATAAATCCGGTTTGACCCCGCGCTTATATGAAGCCGCTGAGGATGGGGAATTGCTTAAGCTAGGGTACGGATTTACCAATATTGTAGCCAGGCCCACAAGGGGGGCCGAAGACATAACCCGCGAAGAGTACAGGCTCGGTAGAGAGACGCTGCGCGAGAAGCTGGCCAAGTACAGACCGGAGGTTGCCTGCTTTGTCGGCAAGGGCGTGTATACCGAATTTAGCGGCAAAGCCAAGGCGGATTGGGGAATTCAGCCGGACTCCGTCATTGACGGCGTGCGTGAGTTTGTAGCTCCTTCTTCCAGCGGACTGGTGAGAATG
This Paenibacillus sp. JZ16 DNA region includes the following protein-coding sequences:
- a CDS encoding mismatch-specific DNA-glycosylase, which translates into the protein MDEVSDHLDYGLTLVFIGFNPSLRSGEVGHHYANPRNNFWRILHKSGLTPRLYEAAEDGELLKLGYGFTNIVARPTRGAEDITREEYRLGRETLREKLAKYRPEVACFVGKGVYTEFSGKAKADWGIQPDSVIDGVREFVAPSSSGLVRMPMDEIIGIYRRLHDFISRNEY